TTTTTTAATGCTTTATATCATTTTGTTACATCGACAGTATCAATTGGATAGGTCACATTAACTGGTGGACCAAAGCCAATACCAACATTAATACTCGTTTTTCCAGTTTTTGGTTGGTGGCTAATACCCAAATATCGACCGAGACCAAAAACGATTGAAGCATCACCAACTGGGCATTCACCCCATTCTTCCTCGGTAGATAGAAAAACGAATTGTATACCCGCACCGGCCAATGTCTCTGATACAGCGATATCCATTTCTGGGCTAGTTACTTTTTTAGAATAATCAGCAAATAGTATGGTCCAACCCACCTCTGCATGACTGTAGTGCAGGACTGTATTGGGTGTGAAAAATGCATTTCCTGGTTCTGGCGCTACTTCCAACCCGTATGGGTCTATAAAATTAACCGGATCATTTAGGACGAAACCATACAGATTGATCCCGCCTGCTTCACCCAGCGGATCACGTGTCAGCCACTTTCCGATGGCAGGATTATAGAAACGATAGCCGTAATAGGGCAAGCCCGTTCCCGCATCATACCGCTTGGTAGAAAACATAAAGGGCTGATCCAGGGTTCCGGTTTTGGCCATGAGATTGCCGAAGGCATCATACCGATAGGATGCTGCCACCTGCTGGCTGTCATTTAAAAGAGCGCTGACGTTTCCTCTGCCGTCATACAGATAGTTGTATAGACTACCAGATTGCGTCATACTTAGCAAGCCGCCAATGCCGCCGCCCATATTCTTACCCCAGGTATACTCCCTGACCACCTGGTTGTTTGCATCCCGTCCCTGGATCGCCAGATACCCTGAACGGATCAGGCGGATATCTCCGGTTGGAGTACTGTTTTCGTACTTTTTGATCCGGGTCAGAAAACCGTAACCGCTGTAAATATATTCGGCTTTATGAACCGTGCTTTGGCTGTCGGTATATTCAATAGAAGCCAAGCGGTTTTCTGCGTCATAGCTGGCGGTGAATTCATATCCATCCGGTGTATAACCTTTGGTCATGTTGCCGGCATCGTCGTAGGTAAACAGCTTTTCTGGGGCAGTGGTACGGATGGAATCAATTTTACCAAAATTAAAAACACAAGGCAGTAGCGCTTTGATCGCTACTGCCTTGTGTTTAAAAAGCTTTTACTTAGCCACGCAAGAATCTTCTGGCCACATTTACAAAAGCAAATCGAGATATCAATATGTCAAGGAACGTCCCGCACTCCGTCCCGCACTCCTACGCCCCTAAAAAGGAAAAAGGCGATTAAAGAAAGAACCTTCAACCGCCTTCCGACTGTATGCCTTATTCAATCTTTTCGCCACATTTTGTGCAATTCTTAGGGAGCCTGGCTGTCCACATATGGAATTCTATACCAAGTAGATTGACTGGATTATGTAAGACGGCTTTACCGCAATTTGGACATTTTAAAGATAAGCAATACCCACCGATAATCACTGCTATAATAATTAAAAGCACTAAAAAATTCTCTGTTAAATATAGTGCTCCCAACCCTAAGGATACTCCACTGATTATCCAACTAATTATTGCTATTCTATATTTTTTTCTTAGTGTATACATAGTAAATTATTTGCATTGATTCGAAGCATAATTTGGATCTCTTAAATCTTCGAGTAAATCTCTCAAAGTATAAGTACCTGTAAAGCTCCCGGTAATAGAACCCGCAATGGAAGTTGCAGACGGACCAAGTCCCACCGTAAATCCCATAAATTCTCCGGTATCAATATTAAACATAGCAGTAAAACTTATAAGCCCGATAATAACATTAGCATTAATAGTTGTACCTGAAACATTTTCGATACCACCTTTGACAAAGCCAATGAATCTATCCGCTGACAAATTAAGACCTATTCCTCCACCTACAGAACCGAACACTCCTATGTCAGCTTTACTGTCACCCAATCCAGGATTTATTACAAGGCCACCGCTACCTTCGACACCAGCAACTCCAACAACGCTCGCACCACCCCCAATCAATATATTAAGAAGTCCCAGTGGATCAATCAGATTAACCGGATCATTTAGCACATATCCATTAAGAAAAAAGGCAGTAACGACAACGCCACAACTGCCATATGTTTATGGTAGTTTCTAATTTATAAATGTTCCGGCTGAACTCCCTTATCTTTTAATTCTGGATGTCGTTCATAAAAACCTGATAATTCTTCTAACGGTGCTTGACAGTCAGGACATTTCAAGTCCTTAAGGTCTTTCTTGTAAAAAGGCTTTATGCATTTTGGACACATCAACACTTTTTTGTCATCCTTTGCTTTCTTGTCTGCCTCAATTGTCTTTTTCCGGAGAGAGGACCAAATAAAAAAAGCCCCTAAAATAACAAGGCCTCCACCAAATGGCCATTTAATGCCTGTAAAGTCGATTTCACGATTTAAATATGAACTATAGAAAGATGGATTTATGATTATCAAAACCCCAAGCAACCCCCATACGGCACCCATCAAGATGTAAAATATCCTATTCATAATTTAGTTCTCACATGGTGATGTGCTCTGTTCCGATAAAATTCTCTTGATTTCATCGTAAATGGTTAAAGCACCACTGCTTAAATATCCCCAGCCTTTTGGAGGGCCAGTTTCAACGAAAAATCCATATGTAAAATCAACGATTGCTCCAGAATATGGTGCAGCAATATATGCAGTTGACAGCGCCGAAGGTCCAGCAGATATAGCAGCAGCTCCTGCCAAAGGGGCTGCTATACTAGCACCAGCTACACCTAATGCTGTTTGTGCAAAAGGATGGCCATTCACTGCAATGTCAGCAGTTGCTTTTGCCG
This genomic window from Thermodesulfobacteriota bacterium contains:
- a CDS encoding RHS repeat-associated core domain-containing protein; amino-acid sequence: MTKGYTPDGYEFTASYDAENRLASIEYTDSQSTVHKAEYIYSGYGFLTRIKKYENSTPTGDIRLIRSGYLAIQGRDANNQVVREYTWGKNMGGGIGGLLSMTQSGSLYNYLYDGRGNVSALLNDSQQVAASYRYDAFGNLMAKTGTLDQPFMFSTKRYDAGTGLPYYGYRFYNPAIGKWLTRDPLGEAGGINLYGFVLNDPVNFIDPYGLEVAPEPGNAFFTPNTVLHYSHAEVGWTILFADYSKKVTSPEMDIAVSETLAGAGIQFVFLSTEEEWGECPVGDASIVFGLGRYLGISHQPKTGKTSINVGIGFGPPVNVTYPIDTVDVTK